A genomic window from Eriocheir sinensis breed Jianghai 21 chromosome 9, ASM2467909v1, whole genome shotgun sequence includes:
- the LOC126996314 gene encoding putative nuclease HARBI1, whose protein sequence is MMAALQVFEELDVLEDAAGERVRLPRRIVKDRLDLFLTLTEEEFTSRFRISKQSARALLADLHLPEAADARGCPVPPHLQLLITLRWMATGDLHQTIGDCLDVSQQFVSSCSSRTVRAIAALYQRYVKFPGRHELGSIKTNFEAISGFPGVIGAIDCTHIPILSPGGQQAETYRSRKGFFSLNVQAVCGPDLTFYNIICRWPGSVHASRIFANSSLFAQLQAGDYNGHLLGDSAYPLRPFLMTPVGNPSRPNEGRYNLAHAKTRNVIERAFGVWKRRFRCLAIPMRTSLDTTMATICSAAVLHNIAMADRNEDMEDYDNDIINEEERLIENAQNRHAGQRKRANMINNVVFSNE, encoded by the exons ATGATGGCAGCCTTACAAGTTTTTGAGGAGCTTGATGTCCTCGAGGATGCTGCAGGGGAAAGGGTCAGACTGCCGAGAAGGATTGTGAAGGATCGCTTGGATTTATTCCTGACTTTGACTGAAGAGGAATTTACATCCAGGTTCAGGATATCAAAGCAAAGCGCAAGGGCCTTACTTGCTGACTTACATTTACCAGAGGCAGCTGATGCAAGAG GATGTCCTGTACCACCTCACCTTCAACTCCTCATCACCTTAAGATGGATGGCTACTGGTGATCTGCACCAAACTATTGGAGATTGCCTGGATGTCTCTCAGCAGTTTGTAAGTTCATGCTCTTCACGTACTGTGCGTGCCATTGCTGCTTTATATCAGCGGTATGTAAAGTTTCCTGGAAGGCATGAGTTAGGGTCCATCAAGACAAACTTTGAAGCAATCTCTGGATTCCCAGGTGTCATTGGTGCAATAGACTGCACACACATTCCCATTCTCAGTCCAGGTGGTCAGCAAGCAGAAACTTACCGAAGCAGAAAGGGCTTCTTTTCATTAAATGTACAAGCAGTGTGTGGTCCAGACTTAACATTTTATAATATTATTTGTCGATGGCCAGGATCAGTCCACGCCAGCAGAATATTTGCTAATAGTTCTCTGTTTGCTCAATTGCAAGCTGGCGATTACAATGGCCATTTGTTAGGGGACTCAGCCTACCCTCTTCGTCCCTTTCTTATGACTCCTGTTGGGAATCCATCACGGCCAAATGAAGGACGATATAACTTGGCTCATGCTAAAACCCGTAATGTAATAGAGAGAGCATTTGGAGTGTGGAAACGACGATTCCGTTGTCTGGCCATTCCTATGCGTACAAGCCTGGACACAACCATGGCCACAATCTGCAGTGCAGCTGTTTTGCACAACATTGCAATGGCAGACAGGAATGAAGATATGGAAGATTATGACAATGATAttataaatgaagaggaaagactcATTGAGAATGCACAAAATAGACATgcaggacagaggaagagggCAAACATGATAAATAATGTAGTATTTTCAAATGAataa